A region from the Sutcliffiella horikoshii genome encodes:
- a CDS encoding YqeG family HAD IIIA-type phosphatase: MIKYFLPAQHVKSVFEIKPMDLKEKGIKGIITDLDNTLVEWDRPEATPALIEWFKEMQEVGILVTIVSNNKLKRVKMFSDPLGINYIYGARKPMRRAFRRALKDMKLKKEEVVVIGDQLLTDVLGGNRIGLHTILVVPVAQTDGFITKFNRRVERRILSWMKRKGMINWED; the protein is encoded by the coding sequence ATGATTAAGTATTTTCTGCCTGCACAACACGTAAAGAGCGTGTTTGAAATAAAGCCAATGGATTTGAAAGAAAAAGGAATCAAAGGAATCATTACAGACTTAGACAATACGCTTGTCGAATGGGATCGACCGGAAGCGACACCTGCATTGATTGAATGGTTTAAAGAAATGCAAGAGGTAGGCATCTTAGTGACGATTGTTTCCAATAATAAGTTAAAAAGAGTGAAGATGTTTTCTGACCCGCTTGGTATCAACTATATTTATGGAGCAAGAAAGCCGATGCGACGTGCGTTTAGAAGAGCGTTAAAAGATATGAAACTTAAAAAAGAAGAAGTGGTAGTGATCGGGGACCAGCTTCTAACAGACGTTCTTGGAGGCAATCGGATTGGGTTACATACAATCCTTGTTGTTCCCGTTGCGCAAACGGACGGTTTTATTACAAAATTCAACCGACGTGTAGAAAGACGAATCCTTTCGTGGATGAAACGAAAAGGCATGATTAACTGGGAGGATTAA
- the sda gene encoding sporulation histidine kinase inhibitor Sda, with translation MRKLSDELLLESYHKATELKLSTDFILLIELEIKRRSLSYKIKATS, from the coding sequence ATGAGAAAACTTTCTGATGAACTTTTACTAGAATCCTATCACAAAGCGACCGAATTGAAATTAAGCACAGATTTTATCCTACTGATCGAATTAGAAATCAAACGCCGTTCCCTAAGCTACAAAATAAAAGCAACTTCCTAA
- a CDS encoding phosphatidylserine decarboxylase, producing MLKSIYRLAIELTNHKFSSMAVKHFASSKLSKRFIPSFAKVYNINTEEMQEKMDTFPTLQQFFIRNLKPHVRPIDSGKNSVVSPVDAVIEKKGEITDSLQLRAKGIDYSVGEMLSDPELAKKYMGGSYMVLYLSPSHYHKIHTPISGKVTKQWTLGGKSYPVNQMGLKYGKEPLAKNYRRLTEIEHDGKHVVVVKVGAMFVNSIELTHESEQLVKGEEMAYFSFGSTVILLFEKDGFMMEESLKEKEEVKVGQRIGTWLS from the coding sequence TTGTTGAAAAGTATATACAGACTTGCTATTGAATTGACCAATCATAAGTTCTCTTCAATGGCTGTTAAGCATTTTGCCAGTTCGAAGCTTAGCAAGCGGTTTATCCCCTCGTTTGCGAAGGTATACAATATTAATACAGAAGAAATGCAGGAGAAAATGGATACATTCCCTACCCTGCAACAATTCTTCATCCGAAACTTAAAGCCCCATGTTAGGCCGATCGATTCCGGTAAGAATTCCGTGGTAAGCCCGGTTGATGCGGTCATTGAAAAGAAAGGGGAAATTACCGATTCTCTTCAATTAAGAGCAAAAGGGATCGATTACTCTGTTGGGGAAATGCTTTCAGATCCGGAATTAGCAAAAAAATATATGGGTGGTTCCTACATGGTCCTTTATTTAAGTCCAAGCCACTATCATAAAATCCATACACCTATATCCGGGAAAGTTACGAAACAGTGGACGCTAGGTGGAAAATCCTATCCTGTTAATCAAATGGGATTAAAGTACGGAAAGGAACCGCTTGCCAAAAACTATCGCAGGTTAACAGAAATCGAACACGATGGTAAACACGTGGTGGTGGTAAAAGTCGGGGCAATGTTTGTTAATAGCATTGAGTTGACGCATGAGAGCGAGCAGCTTGTAAAAGGGGAAGAAATGGCATACTTCTCATTTGGGTCCACGGTTATCTTGTTGTTTGAGAAAGACGGCTTTATGATGGAGGAATCGTTGAAAGAGAAGGAAGAGGTAAAGGTTGGTCAAAGAATCGGTACTTGGCTAAGCTAG
- a CDS encoding M3 family oligoendopeptidase produces the protein MTTKTYSETWDLDVFFQGGSNSVEFHTYLTEIQSDLNKFEQQIEAFSTENLEEILVSYENVVKKVVQASAFISCLLAQDVKDKAASQLQGKVAQLHAKLQVQLGALDEKLVEVDEASWASLIQRDVFQPLEYVLNERRRRAGDKLPAAQEKLVTSLAVDGYHAWGKLYNSIVGTIKIPVEENGEVKELSVGQAHNRFSNGDRSVRKKVSDAWKKAWEGQAETIAAALNHLAGFRLQVYEQRGWDSVLKEPLENNRMKQETLDTMWQVITDHKGTLKKYLERKAELLGLEKLNMYDVSAPLSSEETILSYQEGADFIIEQFSKFGPELTEFTKKSFEDRWIEAEDRAGKRPGGFCTSFPVSGQSRIFMTYSGTLSNVSTLAHELGHAFHQHAMHGVPTLNRFYASNVAETASTFAEMIVADAAVKYAKDEQEKISLLEDKIQRSVAFYMNIHARFIFETRFYEERKNGLVSVEKLNELMVEAQKEAYCDALGEYDPTFWASKMHFFITQVPFYNFPYTFGYLFSLGIYSQALEEGTNYEEKYIALLKDTASMTVEDLAMKHLGVDLTQRDFWEKAVKKSLEDVEEFLQLTSK, from the coding sequence GTGACAACAAAAACATATAGTGAAACTTGGGATTTAGATGTTTTTTTCCAAGGAGGAAGCAATTCAGTAGAATTTCATACATATCTAACAGAAATACAATCAGATCTTAATAAATTTGAACAACAAATAGAAGCGTTCTCCACTGAAAATCTTGAGGAAATCTTAGTTTCCTATGAGAATGTCGTTAAAAAAGTGGTACAGGCTTCCGCTTTCATCAGCTGTCTGCTTGCACAGGATGTAAAGGATAAGGCTGCTTCACAGCTTCAAGGTAAAGTAGCACAACTGCATGCAAAATTACAGGTGCAACTTGGTGCATTGGATGAGAAGCTCGTTGAAGTTGACGAAGCGTCATGGGCAAGTCTTATTCAAAGAGATGTGTTTCAACCATTAGAATATGTTTTAAATGAGAGAAGACGTAGAGCTGGTGATAAATTACCGGCTGCACAAGAGAAACTGGTAACGTCATTAGCTGTGGACGGATATCATGCTTGGGGTAAATTATATAACTCTATCGTTGGTACTATTAAGATACCGGTGGAAGAAAACGGAGAAGTGAAGGAGCTATCTGTTGGACAAGCCCATAATCGTTTTTCAAATGGTGACCGCAGTGTTCGAAAGAAAGTTTCTGATGCATGGAAAAAGGCGTGGGAAGGCCAAGCAGAAACAATCGCAGCTGCTTTAAACCATCTTGCAGGCTTCCGTTTGCAGGTATATGAGCAAAGAGGCTGGGACTCTGTCCTAAAGGAACCGCTTGAGAATAATAGAATGAAGCAAGAAACGTTAGATACCATGTGGCAGGTCATCACTGACCATAAAGGCACATTGAAGAAGTATCTTGAACGCAAGGCAGAGCTTTTGGGACTTGAGAAATTGAACATGTATGACGTTTCTGCCCCTCTTTCTTCAGAAGAAACCATCCTTTCCTATCAGGAAGGCGCTGATTTCATCATAGAACAGTTCTCTAAATTCGGCCCGGAGCTAACAGAATTTACAAAGAAATCATTTGAAGACCGCTGGATTGAGGCAGAGGACAGAGCAGGAAAGCGACCTGGTGGATTCTGCACAAGTTTTCCAGTCTCCGGTCAATCAAGAATTTTCATGACGTACTCTGGTACCCTGTCAAATGTCTCCACATTGGCACATGAATTGGGACACGCTTTCCACCAGCATGCTATGCACGGAGTTCCAACGTTGAACCGTTTTTACGCAAGTAATGTTGCAGAAACAGCTTCCACTTTTGCTGAAATGATTGTGGCAGATGCTGCTGTTAAATATGCAAAAGATGAGCAGGAGAAAATCTCTCTTCTAGAAGACAAGATTCAACGCAGTGTGGCATTTTATATGAATATACATGCTCGTTTCATATTCGAGACTAGATTCTATGAAGAACGCAAAAACGGTTTGGTAAGTGTTGAAAAGTTAAATGAACTGATGGTAGAAGCGCAAAAAGAAGCATATTGCGACGCTTTAGGGGAGTACGATCCAACATTCTGGGCTTCCAAAATGCACTTCTTTATTACTCAGGTTCCTTTCTATAACTTCCCTTATACGTTTGGGTACTTGTTCTCATTAGGCATCTATTCCCAAGCTTTAGAAGAAGGAACCAACTACGAAGAAAAGTACATTGCCTTATTAAAAGATACTGCTTCCATGACGGTGGAAGATTTAGCGATGAAGCATTTGGGTGTCGACTTGACACAAAGAGACTTCTGGGAAAAGGCAGTCAAAAAATCGCTTGAAGATGTGGAAGAGTTTTTACAACTTACAAGCAAATAG
- the sigK gene encoding RNA polymerase sporulation sigma factor SigK has product MSSILASVGYLIKELVFLVSYVKNNAFPQPLSSGDEAKYLKLMAEGNEEARNLLIEHNLRLVAHIVKKFENTGEDSEDLISIGTIGLIKAIESFHSGKGTKLATYAARCIENEILMHLRALKKTKKDVSLHDPIGQDKEGNEISLIDVLKSESEDVIDTIQLNMELEKIKVYIDVLDEREREVIVGRFGLDLKDEKTQREIAKELGISRSYVSRIEKRALMKMFHEFYRAEKEKKKQ; this is encoded by the coding sequence GTGTCAAGCATATTAGCATCGGTAGGATACTTAATCAAAGAACTTGTTTTCCTAGTTTCTTACGTCAAGAACAATGCATTTCCACAACCATTGTCATCAGGGGATGAAGCGAAATACCTGAAATTGATGGCAGAAGGGAATGAAGAGGCAAGGAATCTACTTATTGAGCATAACTTGAGACTTGTGGCACATATTGTGAAAAAGTTCGAAAATACCGGGGAGGATTCAGAAGATCTGATTTCGATCGGGACAATTGGGTTGATAAAAGCGATTGAAAGCTTCCACTCTGGAAAGGGGACGAAGCTAGCAACCTATGCTGCCCGTTGTATTGAAAACGAAATCTTGATGCATTTAAGGGCGCTAAAGAAAACGAAAAAGGATGTTTCTTTACATGATCCCATTGGTCAAGATAAGGAAGGGAACGAAATCAGTTTAATAGATGTGCTGAAATCAGAATCTGAGGATGTCATCGATACCATCCAGCTTAATATGGAATTGGAAAAGATAAAAGTATATATTGATGTGCTTGATGAAAGGGAACGCGAGGTCATTGTCGGCCGATTTGGACTTGATCTTAAAGATGAAAAGACACAGCGTGAAATAGCAAAAGAACTAGGCATTTCCAGAAGCTATGTATCACGGATCGAAAAGCGTGCCCTCATGAAAATGTTCCACGAATTCTACCGTGCCGAAAAAGAAAAGAAAAAACAATAA
- a CDS encoding helix-turn-helix domain-containing protein, translating to MDFSLIGKEIKILRSALNLSQAELSEGICTQSQISKIEKGEVFPLANTLYYIAERLGVDINYFYDLATNPQLSYVEEVFTQVRELLHRNEYEEVFNIVENEKKNPLFINNRKNKQFLLWTEGICIYHLKRNKRDALKLLQSALELTKMTSKLMGEREIEILNSLAIIHFETKSYEDALEIYNYAIKNYMKIPYHQDPTIKIKILYNKSKTLTRLNMIEESTQACKEAIKWCVKHNSMYALGSLYYHIGYNYSLLHSHDIAIEYYNKSIQIFMIQENKVFVKHIKEKIDELSVLID from the coding sequence GTGGATTTTTCATTAATTGGAAAAGAGATAAAAATCCTACGATCTGCACTAAACTTATCACAAGCGGAGCTGAGTGAAGGGATTTGCACACAATCACAAATCAGTAAAATTGAAAAAGGAGAGGTCTTTCCTCTTGCTAACACTTTATATTATATAGCAGAAAGACTCGGCGTGGATATAAATTATTTTTATGATTTAGCAACTAATCCACAATTATCCTATGTTGAAGAGGTGTTCACACAAGTAAGAGAGTTGTTACATCGTAATGAGTACGAGGAAGTTTTTAATATTGTTGAAAATGAAAAGAAGAATCCATTGTTTATAAATAATCGCAAGAATAAGCAATTTCTCCTATGGACTGAAGGCATATGCATCTACCATCTTAAACGAAATAAACGAGATGCGTTAAAACTTTTACAATCTGCTCTTGAATTAACGAAAATGACCTCTAAACTAATGGGAGAAAGAGAAATAGAAATACTAAATAGCCTTGCCATTATCCACTTTGAAACTAAATCTTATGAAGATGCTTTAGAAATTTACAACTATGCAATAAAGAATTACATGAAAATCCCATATCATCAGGACCCCACTATTAAGATAAAAATTTTGTATAACAAATCTAAAACTCTCACCAGATTAAATATGATAGAAGAGTCTACTCAAGCATGTAAAGAAGCAATAAAGTGGTGTGTTAAACATAATAGTATGTATGCTCTTGGCAGCCTTTACTATCATATAGGCTACAATTATAGTCTATTACACAGTCACGACATTGCCATCGAATATTACAACAAGTCCATTCAAATCTTCATGATTCAAGAGAACAAGGTTTTCGTCAAGCATATTAAAGAAAAAATAGATGAACTATCCGTCTTAATTGACTAA
- a CDS encoding ABC transporter permease/substrate-binding protein has translation MTFLQELYAARGDQLWTALLEHIQISVIALAIAVFISVPLGVLLTRKERIAEPIIGITAVMQTIPSLALLGLLIPLVGIGFVPAVIALFLYALLPILRNTYTGIKEVDPSLREAAKAMGMTSMKRLFRVELPLALPVIMAGIRTAMVLIIGTATIVALIGAGGLGSLILLGIDRNDNALILLGAIPAALLAILFDIILRMIETAARKGSGKKALIIGIVVVLLFLSPFAVMKATEADLVISGKIGAEPDIIINMYKLLIEEETNLRVELRPSLGNTSFVYRALKNKDIDIYPEYSGTAIVTLLEEEPVSIDDEEVFEQAKKGLMEQDELVFLEPMGFNNTYALAIPEDFAEQNDINTISDLNGAKNEIKAGFTLEFSDREDGYLGIQEVYGITFPNLTTMQAKLRYQAVENGDVNLVDAYSTDAEIKQFDLRVLEDDKNLFPPYQGAALLRKETLDEHPELEEILNELENQINDDEMRDMNYQVTVEGKTTYEVAKEFLEKKGLLGE, from the coding sequence ATGACATTCCTTCAAGAACTATATGCAGCCCGTGGCGATCAACTTTGGACAGCGCTATTAGAACATATACAAATATCGGTCATTGCACTGGCGATAGCAGTCTTCATATCTGTACCACTAGGTGTGCTATTAACAAGAAAAGAACGAATCGCAGAGCCGATTATTGGAATTACCGCAGTAATGCAAACCATTCCTTCCCTTGCATTACTGGGTCTATTGATACCTCTCGTTGGAATTGGATTTGTTCCGGCAGTCATTGCACTATTTCTTTATGCTTTGCTTCCAATCTTAAGAAATACCTATACAGGAATAAAAGAAGTGGATCCGTCCTTGCGTGAGGCGGCAAAAGCAATGGGGATGACTTCCATGAAAAGATTATTTCGTGTGGAGTTGCCGCTTGCATTGCCGGTTATCATGGCTGGTATCCGGACTGCCATGGTCTTGATTATCGGTACAGCAACCATTGTGGCTTTAATTGGAGCCGGAGGATTAGGGAGTCTCATTCTTCTTGGAATTGACCGAAACGACAATGCGTTAATTTTGCTAGGAGCAATCCCGGCGGCACTTCTTGCAATTTTATTTGATATCATTTTACGAATGATTGAAACGGCAGCAAGAAAAGGATCTGGTAAGAAAGCCCTTATCATAGGAATTGTTGTCGTCCTTCTTTTCTTATCTCCTTTTGCGGTGATGAAAGCAACAGAAGCAGATTTAGTTATCAGTGGAAAAATTGGTGCAGAGCCTGATATTATCATCAACATGTATAAACTCTTGATTGAAGAAGAGACAAATCTGCGAGTTGAATTACGTCCGTCACTTGGGAACACGAGCTTTGTGTACCGAGCGCTGAAAAATAAAGATATCGACATCTATCCAGAGTACTCTGGAACGGCCATTGTCACCTTACTGGAAGAAGAACCGGTCAGCATTGATGATGAAGAAGTTTTCGAACAGGCGAAAAAAGGACTGATGGAACAGGATGAGCTTGTGTTCCTAGAGCCAATGGGCTTTAATAACACATATGCTTTAGCTATCCCTGAAGACTTTGCTGAACAAAACGACATTAATACAATTTCTGATCTGAACGGTGCGAAAAATGAAATAAAAGCAGGATTCACTTTAGAGTTCTCCGACCGTGAAGACGGATATTTAGGGATTCAAGAAGTGTACGGCATCACTTTCCCTAACCTGACCACCATGCAAGCAAAACTGCGCTATCAGGCAGTGGAAAATGGTGATGTAAACTTAGTGGACGCATACTCGACAGATGCCGAAATCAAGCAATTCGATTTACGGGTATTGGAAGATGACAAAAACCTTTTCCCTCCATATCAAGGAGCGGCATTGCTCAGAAAAGAAACCCTTGATGAGCATCCAGAACTAGAAGAAATCCTAAATGAATTGGAAAACCAAATTAATGATGACGAAATGCGTGACATGAACTACCAGGTAACCGTTGAAGGAAAGACCACATATGAAGTGGCCAAGGAGTTTTTAGAGAAAAAAGGCTTGTTAGGGGAATAG
- a CDS encoding ABC transporter ATP-binding protein, producing the protein MITFQDVTKTYEDGTTAVQSFNLEIKEGEFFVLIGPSGCGKTTTLKMINRLHNVTNGDILIDGKSISDHNIHELRWNIGYVLQQIALFPHMTIEENISIVPELKSWKKGDISKRVDELLELVGLEPSTYKKRKPSELSGGQQQRVGVARALAANPPIILMDEPFSALDPLSREQLQQDFLSLKKKIQKTIVFVTHDMNEALTLGDRICLMKDGEAVQVGTPEEFVNNPKNDFVKSFIGNRRSVLQKTIEELQEDLKMDPPVTPFREVDSKLTLGEILAILAEEEAVTVMQATEPLGVLLRKDVLHFLHEQSQEGGLV; encoded by the coding sequence TTGATAACCTTTCAAGATGTAACAAAAACGTATGAAGACGGGACGACCGCCGTCCAATCCTTTAATCTCGAAATAAAAGAGGGAGAATTCTTTGTTCTGATAGGACCGAGTGGATGTGGAAAAACAACCACATTAAAAATGATCAACCGATTACATAATGTAACAAATGGGGATATCCTTATTGATGGGAAGAGTATCTCTGACCATAATATCCATGAACTTCGCTGGAATATTGGCTATGTTCTCCAGCAAATTGCACTGTTTCCACATATGACCATCGAGGAGAATATATCCATCGTCCCAGAGCTTAAATCTTGGAAAAAAGGAGACATTTCCAAAAGAGTGGACGAGTTGCTGGAGCTGGTAGGATTAGAACCGTCTACATATAAAAAACGAAAGCCGTCTGAATTATCAGGAGGTCAACAACAAAGAGTCGGAGTGGCTAGAGCGTTGGCTGCCAATCCACCTATCATCCTGATGGACGAGCCATTTAGTGCCCTTGATCCGCTTAGCAGGGAACAACTGCAACAAGATTTCCTGAGCTTAAAAAAGAAAATCCAAAAAACCATCGTGTTTGTCACACATGATATGAACGAAGCATTAACGCTAGGCGATCGGATTTGCCTGATGAAAGACGGGGAGGCAGTCCAAGTTGGAACCCCGGAAGAGTTTGTGAATAACCCGAAAAACGATTTTGTGAAGTCCTTTATCGGAAATAGACGCAGCGTTCTTCAGAAAACGATTGAAGAATTACAAGAAGATTTGAAAATGGATCCTCCTGTTACGCCTTTCCGAGAAGTAGACAGTAAACTGACACTTGGCGAGATTCTTGCAATTTTGGCAGAAGAAGAGGCTGTTACGGTCATGCAAGCAACTGAACCTTTGGGCGTCCTTTTACGGAAAGATGTACTGCACTTCCTTCATGAGCAGAGTCAAGAAGGGGGGCTTGTATAA
- a CDS encoding thermonuclease family protein — protein sequence MKIKFYSLFLILVLLLAGCSLDESSAPVTENDSPKTEQEQVKPQQVDDEDSAENNKETFGIEDTEYERAEVPLVRVIDGDTIKVIINDKEENIRFLLVDTPETNHPRMDGPQPFGHDAKNFMEEFMKGGKVEIELDVSERDHYGRILAYVYVNGVSAQEELLKRGLARVAYIFPPNTRYVDTYQAIQEKAQAEGIGIWSVENYAQEDGFYPEFVEDPELKAPAEENPVTDNCTVKGNISSSGEKIYHVETGAYYDRTIPEECFNTEEEAEKAGYRKSMR from the coding sequence ATGAAAATAAAATTTTATAGTTTGTTTTTAATTCTTGTTCTACTATTGGCAGGTTGTTCTTTAGATGAAAGCTCTGCCCCTGTAACCGAGAATGATTCACCTAAGACAGAACAAGAACAGGTCAAACCACAACAAGTAGATGATGAAGATTCAGCAGAGAATAATAAAGAAACCTTTGGAATAGAGGACACCGAATATGAAAGGGCAGAGGTTCCTCTCGTTCGTGTCATTGACGGTGATACGATAAAAGTGATAATTAATGATAAAGAAGAGAATATCCGGTTCTTGCTTGTAGACACTCCGGAAACAAATCACCCTAGAATGGACGGTCCCCAGCCGTTTGGTCACGATGCGAAGAACTTCATGGAAGAGTTCATGAAAGGCGGAAAAGTAGAAATAGAACTGGATGTAAGCGAACGCGACCACTATGGACGAATTTTAGCCTATGTATATGTGAATGGTGTGTCAGCACAGGAGGAGCTTCTAAAGCGCGGGTTGGCACGAGTAGCTTATATTTTCCCACCTAACACCCGCTATGTAGATACTTATCAAGCGATTCAAGAGAAGGCTCAAGCAGAAGGTATCGGCATTTGGAGTGTGGAGAACTATGCGCAGGAAGATGGCTTTTACCCTGAATTTGTGGAGGATCCTGAGCTTAAAGCTCCCGCCGAGGAAAATCCTGTTACAGACAACTGCACAGTAAAAGGTAATATCAGCTCAAGCGGAGAAAAAATCTATCACGTGGAAACCGGAGCCTACTATGACCGCACCATTCCAGAAGAGTGCTTCAACACCGAAGAAGAAGCAGAAAAAGCCGGATACCGGAAGTCTATGAGATAA
- a CDS encoding YrhC family protein, which yields MNTKVLQAKIQDYTRYAIILTTVSVFLYIGVAFQHAGKEALQIFTMMGATVVLLGGAVFFVLRARKLKKLLQEQDEQ from the coding sequence ATGAATACGAAGGTTTTACAAGCGAAGATTCAGGATTATACTAGATATGCCATAATTTTAACGACCGTCAGTGTGTTTTTATATATTGGAGTAGCTTTTCAGCATGCAGGGAAAGAAGCTTTGCAGATCTTTACGATGATGGGGGCCACTGTTGTGTTGCTTGGTGGGGCTGTGTTTTTTGTATTGAGAGCGAGAAAGTTGAAGAAGTTGTTGCAAGAGCAGGATGAACAATAA
- a CDS encoding putative periplasmic lipoprotein: protein MKKLVIAFCLLTFLTACSSGSESTEEIIIVDNPDTSNSTDENVKDGTLYTKKNEDKENNE, encoded by the coding sequence ATGAAAAAATTAGTCATAGCCTTTTGCCTTTTAACCTTTCTGACAGCATGTTCCTCTGGAAGTGAGAGCACAGAGGAAATCATCATTGTCGATAATCCAGACACTTCTAACAGTACCGATGAAAATGTGAAAGACGGCACTCTTTATACGAAGAAGAATGAGGACAAAGAAAATAACGAATGA
- a CDS encoding carboxypeptidase M32: MSTVPVLEKNVQEKVDAFNRLDEKLCHYNDVLGLLSWDSKTKAPKKGRSLFGKARGTLSTEAFKLAISEEMGELLTFLTEEKVWEQLDEATKACVNERKNNYDKSIKIPADEYQEYVILVNDANEAWEEAREKNDFASYAPVLEKVLAFKKKFGKYYGYEGHPYNAMLNEFEPGLTVEKLDPLFKVLREKSVELLNKIKASQSQPREDIFAQEYDIEAQKKFNQYILPLIGFDMEGGRLDETVHPFASSVNTGDVRITTRYLKDNVRSAIFGTIHEAGHGMYEQGVNPAYEGRVIRRGTSFGIHESQSRFLENMVGRSKEFWIYFYKDLQEHFPKQLQNVSLEDFYAATNRVEPSFIRVEADELTYNLHIMIRYEIEKGLFAGEYEVKDLPKVWNEKIEEYLGITPPTDTLGVLQDVHWSFGGFGYFPSYSLGNLYAAQILYTFIKEMPDFYDKIEQGDFMAIRGWLRENIHQYGKLYSPNELIVKVTGEELDAKFLVRYLEEKYSAIYQF; the protein is encoded by the coding sequence ATGTCTACAGTACCTGTATTAGAAAAGAATGTTCAAGAAAAGGTGGATGCATTCAACAGATTAGACGAAAAACTGTGCCATTATAATGATGTGTTGGGCCTACTTAGCTGGGACTCCAAAACGAAAGCCCCTAAAAAAGGGCGTTCCTTGTTTGGAAAAGCTCGAGGGACATTGTCAACAGAAGCTTTCAAGCTAGCAATCTCAGAAGAAATGGGAGAATTGCTGACTTTCTTAACAGAAGAAAAGGTTTGGGAGCAGTTGGATGAAGCAACAAAGGCATGTGTCAACGAGAGAAAAAATAACTACGACAAGTCCATAAAAATCCCGGCAGATGAGTATCAGGAGTATGTCATTCTTGTTAATGACGCGAATGAGGCATGGGAGGAAGCGCGTGAAAAGAATGATTTCGCTTCTTACGCCCCTGTACTGGAAAAAGTATTGGCGTTCAAGAAGAAGTTTGGTAAATATTATGGTTATGAGGGGCATCCTTACAATGCGATGCTGAATGAGTTTGAACCGGGATTGACCGTTGAAAAGCTAGATCCATTGTTTAAAGTGCTTAGAGAAAAAAGTGTAGAATTATTGAATAAAATTAAAGCTTCACAGTCTCAACCTCGTGAAGATATTTTCGCACAGGAATACGATATAGAAGCGCAAAAGAAATTCAACCAATATATTTTGCCGCTTATCGGCTTTGATATGGAAGGCGGTCGTTTGGACGAAACGGTGCATCCTTTTGCTTCTTCTGTCAATACGGGCGATGTTCGTATCACAACCCGTTATTTAAAAGATAATGTCCGTTCTGCAATTTTTGGCACCATCCATGAGGCAGGACACGGAATGTATGAACAGGGAGTTAATCCTGCATATGAAGGAAGAGTGATTCGTCGTGGGACATCCTTTGGTATCCACGAATCTCAATCTCGTTTCTTAGAGAATATGGTGGGGCGCAGTAAGGAATTTTGGATTTATTTTTATAAAGATTTACAAGAGCACTTTCCGAAGCAGCTGCAAAATGTTTCACTCGAAGATTTCTATGCTGCAACAAACAGGGTGGAACCATCCTTTATCAGGGTGGAAGCGGATGAGCTGACTTATAATCTTCATATCATGATTCGCTATGAAATTGAAAAAGGTTTATTTGCCGGGGAATATGAAGTAAAGGATCTTCCGAAGGTCTGGAATGAAAAGATAGAGGAGTACCTGGGAATCACACCACCAACAGACACGCTTGGTGTCCTTCAGGATGTGCACTGGTCCTTTGGTGGGTTCGGTTATTTCCCTTCCTATTCATTGGGGAATCTTTACGCAGCGCAAATCCTTTATACGTTTATCAAGGAAATGCCAGATTTCTATGACAAAATCGAGCAGGGTGATTTCATGGCAATTCGCGGGTGGTTAAGAGAGAATATCCATCAATATGGAAAACTTTATTCTCCAAACGAATTGATTGTGAAAGTCACAGGGGAAGAATTGGATGCAAAATTTTTGGTGAGATACTTAGAAGAGAAGTATTCAGCAATCTATCAATTTTAA